A genomic segment from Vicinamibacterales bacterium encodes:
- the tpiA gene encoding triose-phosphate isomerase, translating into MRTPLIAANWKMHKTVDEAMAFLKVFRRLTKDVTGVDIVIAPPFTALTAVVAAVQGSSIAVAGQDVFWEADGAFTGAISPKLLLQTGATRVIIGHSERRQIFGDSDEAVNRKMSSALDFGLAPILCVGETLEERDNDETLTVLTRQICRGLDGLAGRNIAPLVVAYEPVWAIGTGHHATAEQAGQAHSHIRTTLRKKFGKGAAESCRIVYGGSVKPGNVRDLVAQSEIDGALVGGASLDPESFFEIVEGGRITTV; encoded by the coding sequence ATGCGCACTCCCCTCATAGCTGCAAACTGGAAGATGCACAAGACGGTTGACGAAGCGATGGCCTTTCTCAAGGTGTTCCGTCGCCTGACTAAAGATGTGACTGGCGTCGATATCGTGATCGCACCACCGTTCACGGCTTTGACAGCTGTCGTAGCGGCCGTCCAAGGTTCTTCAATTGCCGTCGCTGGACAGGATGTCTTTTGGGAAGCAGATGGTGCGTTCACCGGTGCGATCAGTCCAAAGCTACTCCTACAAACTGGCGCCACTCGCGTCATCATCGGCCACTCTGAACGGCGGCAGATCTTTGGGGATTCTGATGAGGCAGTCAACCGGAAGATGAGCTCTGCGCTCGACTTCGGATTAGCACCGATCCTCTGTGTCGGAGAAACACTCGAGGAGCGTGATAACGACGAAACGCTTACTGTGCTAACCCGCCAAATCTGTCGGGGTCTTGATGGTCTAGCCGGTAGGAACATCGCCCCGCTCGTTGTCGCCTATGAGCCCGTCTGGGCGATCGGTACAGGGCACCATGCCACCGCCGAGCAAGCCGGTCAGGCACATAGCCACATTCGTACAACGCTAAGGAAAAAATTTGGAAAAGGTGCGGCCGAGTCGTGTCGAATCGTATACGGTGGCAGCGTCAAGCCCGGAAATGTTAGAGATCTTGTTGCGCAGTCGGAGATTGACGGCGCGCTAGTCGGCGGTGCTAGCCTCGACCCGGAGAGCTTTTTCGAGATTGTGGAAGGTGGCCGAATTACGACAGTATAA
- the gap gene encoding type I glyceraldehyde-3-phosphate dehydrogenase, which translates to MSIRIGINGFGRIGRNIMRAAMARPGIEVVAVNDLTSAEMLAYLLKYDSVMGNLTATVEAGRGEIRVDGRSFKVVSHRDPADLPWSDLGVDIVLESTGLFANREAASKHFTGGAKRVIVTAPAKGPDVTVVLGVNADLYDPTKHKLISNASCTTNCLAPVAKVLHEHFGLQHGWMTTVHSYTNDQQLLDLPHKDYRRARAAGVSMIPTTTGAALAVGEVLPELKGRLDGISVRVPTPNVSIVDLVANVNNKTTSDEVIKAFQEAADGPLKGVLQVSEDELVSVDFKGNPHSSIVDAAYTKVMDGNFIKVLAWYDNEWGYSNRCVDLVQFISEKGI; encoded by the coding sequence ATGAGCATTCGAATTGGTATTAACGGATTTGGCCGCATTGGCCGGAACATCATGCGGGCGGCAATGGCTAGGCCAGGTATTGAGGTTGTCGCGGTTAACGACCTAACCAGTGCAGAAATGCTGGCTTACCTACTTAAGTACGACTCGGTCATGGGGAATCTGACGGCCACCGTCGAAGCTGGCAGAGGTGAGATCCGCGTAGACGGTCGGTCGTTTAAGGTTGTCTCACACCGCGACCCGGCCGATTTGCCATGGAGCGACCTAGGAGTGGATATAGTTCTGGAATCGACTGGGCTCTTCGCTAATCGTGAGGCCGCAAGCAAGCACTTCACGGGTGGGGCCAAGCGAGTCATTGTAACCGCACCGGCCAAAGGTCCCGATGTCACCGTAGTCCTCGGAGTCAACGCCGATCTCTACGACCCAACCAAACATAAGCTAATCTCAAACGCCTCCTGTACAACCAACTGTTTGGCCCCGGTCGCCAAGGTGCTCCATGAACATTTTGGACTGCAGCACGGATGGATGACGACCGTTCATTCCTATACTAATGACCAACAGTTACTGGATCTCCCTCACAAGGACTACCGGCGCGCACGTGCTGCCGGAGTTTCGATGATACCGACAACAACAGGTGCAGCGCTCGCCGTCGGTGAGGTGTTACCAGAGTTAAAGGGCCGTCTCGACGGGATATCCGTCAGGGTACCTACGCCGAACGTCTCAATCGTCGACCTCGTCGCCAACGTGAACAATAAGACGACAAGTGACGAAGTGATCAAGGCGTTTCAGGAAGCGGCCGATGGTCCACTGAAGGGTGTACTTCAGGTTTCTGAAGACGAACTCGTGTCGGTCGACTTCAAGGGCAACCCACACTCGTCAATCGTTGATGCAGCCTACACAAAGGTGATGGACGGTAACTTCATCAAGGTGCTGGCTTGGTATGACAATGAGTGGGGCTATTCCAATCGGTGCGTCGATCTCGTGCAATTCATTTCCGAAAAGGGCATCTAG
- the waaF gene encoding lipopolysaccharide heptosyltransferase II, producing MTDPKRVLIVLPNWLGDIVMALPSVAAARNHFAPQHLAVALPRAMTPVVRMFSGLDAVVSLEGGQDGFASDVATLAGRKYDVAVLFPNSFRSAWMTYRAGIVERWGYAADFRRLLLTRAVKRPREGGHHSNYYRMLLRKLKISIEDDNAKLVVTDSQRVRAARLLERHRVASSRPIVVMAPGSAHGHAKQWLPERYAEVARRSVMELGCSVVFVGGIDDRPVGRAIESFITEAGHGLSDERRIVNLIGHTDLTELIGILANCEACVSNDTGAMHLAAVLTKPVVAVFGPSDERVTAPIGPRELLLHPVRCRPCLLRDCPIDHRCMTGISTNDVFSALVRCLNSNETKEASL from the coding sequence GTGACTGATCCGAAGCGCGTGTTAATCGTGCTGCCGAACTGGCTCGGGGACATTGTGATGGCGCTGCCATCGGTAGCCGCTGCCCGGAACCATTTTGCTCCTCAACATCTTGCTGTGGCGTTACCTAGAGCGATGACGCCGGTTGTCCGAATGTTCTCAGGTCTCGACGCGGTCGTGTCCCTTGAGGGTGGGCAGGACGGGTTCGCTTCGGACGTGGCAACTTTGGCTGGCAGAAAATACGACGTTGCAGTTTTATTTCCCAATTCATTTCGCTCGGCATGGATGACGTACCGGGCTGGCATTGTGGAGCGTTGGGGTTACGCAGCTGACTTTAGGAGGTTATTACTAACCCGAGCCGTCAAGCGACCACGGGAGGGAGGTCATCATTCAAACTATTATCGTATGTTATTGAGGAAACTTAAGATTTCGATAGAGGACGATAATGCCAAGCTCGTTGTAACAGACTCGCAGCGGGTTCGTGCCGCGAGGCTTCTCGAGCGGCACAGAGTCGCCTCTAGTAGACCGATTGTGGTAATGGCGCCGGGTTCGGCGCACGGGCACGCCAAGCAGTGGCTACCTGAGCGGTATGCCGAGGTCGCAAGACGATCAGTGATGGAACTGGGCTGTTCGGTTGTGTTTGTTGGTGGTATTGACGACCGGCCAGTTGGTCGTGCGATAGAATCCTTCATAACTGAGGCTGGACACGGTTTGTCCGATGAGAGGCGGATCGTCAATCTGATTGGTCATACTGACCTTACGGAGCTAATCGGAATACTCGCAAACTGTGAGGCGTGCGTGTCAAATGATACCGGCGCGATGCATCTTGCGGCAGTACTCACCAAGCCCGTGGTTGCGGTGTTCGGGCCTTCGGATGAGCGAGTAACGGCACCGATAGGACCACGCGAACTGTTATTGCACCCTGTCCGGTGTCGTCCCTGTCTACTACGAGATTGTCCGATCGATCATCGCTGCATGACTGGCATCTCGACCAACGATGTTTTCAGTGCTCTCGTTCGATGCTTAAACTCAAATGAAACAAAAGAGGCGTCCTTGTGA
- a CDS encoding phosphoglycerate kinase, protein MAEATRLRKRTIEDLDIAGRRVFIRVDFNVPIIDGKITDDTRIRGSLPTIRYALSRNATVILASHLGRPGGHRCDALTLRPVAARLSELLNNPIKFAEETIGASAQRVIADTKPGNVVLLENLRFHKGEETNAPEFAGALADLADIYVNDAFGAAHRAHASTEGITQYFNEVGIGLLMAAELNYLGRVLDDPGRPFVALIGGAKVSSKIDVIHNLVERADTLLIGGAMAYTFLKELGLPVGQSLVENELLETARNIMSRVKTRDISFELPLDHVVTFKTDGSGAYEVLEVDNPAIGNRLGVDIGPKTVEHYSSILAGASTVVWNGPMGIFETDVFANGTKGVATAVAAVSGTTIVGGGDSIAAIAELGIKDHISHISTGGGASLEFLGGRTLPGVAAIPDRLADKSV, encoded by the coding sequence ATGGCTGAGGCTACTCGTCTCCGTAAGAGAACTATTGAAGACCTCGACATCGCTGGTAGGCGGGTCTTCATCCGGGTCGATTTCAACGTTCCGATCATCGACGGAAAAATTACCGACGATACCCGGATCAGAGGATCGCTTCCGACTATTCGCTACGCGCTTTCGAGAAACGCCACTGTCATTCTCGCATCACATCTCGGACGGCCGGGAGGTCATCGGTGCGATGCTCTTACGCTGCGTCCCGTCGCCGCCCGTCTGTCTGAGCTCCTCAATAATCCCATTAAGTTCGCTGAAGAAACAATCGGGGCATCCGCGCAGAGAGTCATCGCTGATACAAAACCTGGTAACGTCGTGCTCCTCGAAAACCTTAGGTTTCACAAGGGAGAAGAAACCAACGCTCCAGAGTTTGCTGGGGCACTCGCTGACCTCGCTGACATTTACGTGAATGACGCCTTCGGTGCCGCACATCGAGCCCACGCGTCAACTGAAGGGATTACACAATATTTCAACGAAGTAGGCATTGGACTCCTAATGGCAGCTGAGCTCAATTACTTAGGGCGAGTGCTTGACGATCCAGGTCGGCCGTTCGTGGCTCTGATCGGTGGCGCGAAGGTATCTAGTAAGATTGACGTAATTCACAATCTGGTCGAACGTGCCGACACATTACTTATTGGCGGCGCCATGGCCTACACTTTCTTGAAGGAACTGGGACTTCCTGTTGGCCAGTCATTAGTCGAGAATGAACTTTTAGAAACAGCACGAAATATCATGAGTAGAGTCAAAACTCGAGATATTTCATTCGAACTCCCACTGGATCATGTCGTGACATTTAAGACTGATGGTTCGGGGGCATACGAAGTACTTGAGGTGGACAATCCAGCAATCGGCAACCGACTGGGAGTCGATATTGGACCGAAAACTGTGGAACATTATTCGAGCATCCTCGCTGGAGCAAGTACTGTGGTCTGGAATGGGCCAATGGGCATCTTTGAAACCGATGTTTTTGCTAATGGTACAAAAGGTGTTGCCACTGCCGTCGCGGCCGTCAGTGGCACCACTATCGTTGGTGGCGGTGACTCTATTGCAGCAATAGCTGAGTTGGGGATTAAAGATCACATTTCTCACATCTCGACAGGTGGCGGTGCTTCGTTAGAATTTCTCGGCGGGCGAACACTGCCCGGCGTTGCAGCCATACCGGATCGCCTAGCCGACAAGTCTGTATAG
- the lpxK gene encoding tetraacyldisaccharide 4'-kinase: MQLIDSLYAVVARQRRRWYEATPTRRRRLKQPVVSIGSLSVGGSGKTPIAAFVATLLRDAGERPAILSRGYGRQKAVDGVTVVRDVDGILTDIGQAGDEPMMLAHALDRVVVAVSSERYLAGHFAEARLGATVHVLDDGFQHVQLERDVDILVMQAGELDGQSTLPSGRLREPLGVAVRAHALLISGATRSEAEVAGARLGVSTVFEFTRRLAGPVDIDPSRPRVTLTSETRVLCVAGIAQPERFFEDVRSTGVTVVCELRYSDHHPFSVDDIRDIERKVNTARVDLVLTTEKDLVRLQQYQPLPFTVAALPLFVEMVSESTFRSWLLARVESARRERLRG; this comes from the coding sequence GTGCAGCTAATTGATTCACTGTATGCGGTAGTTGCTCGACAGAGACGCCGGTGGTACGAAGCAACCCCGACGCGTCGCCGACGTTTGAAGCAGCCTGTGGTGAGCATCGGCAGTCTCTCCGTTGGAGGGAGTGGTAAGACGCCGATCGCGGCCTTTGTAGCGACGTTGCTTCGGGATGCCGGTGAACGACCAGCTATTCTCAGTCGGGGCTACGGTCGGCAAAAAGCAGTAGATGGAGTTACGGTGGTTCGTGATGTCGATGGAATCCTAACGGACATAGGGCAAGCGGGCGACGAGCCAATGATGCTGGCGCATGCACTGGATAGGGTGGTAGTCGCCGTTTCCTCCGAACGTTACTTAGCAGGTCACTTTGCAGAGGCTCGACTTGGAGCTACGGTCCACGTTCTCGATGATGGATTTCAGCACGTGCAACTTGAACGGGATGTTGACATTTTAGTGATGCAGGCGGGGGAGTTAGACGGTCAGTCAACGCTGCCGTCAGGTCGACTTCGCGAACCGCTGGGAGTGGCAGTTCGAGCGCACGCATTGTTAATAAGTGGCGCTACGAGGAGTGAAGCAGAGGTGGCCGGTGCCCGTCTTGGTGTGTCTACTGTGTTTGAGTTTACTCGCCGATTGGCTGGGCCGGTTGATATCGACCCGAGCAGGCCAAGAGTTACACTCACTTCAGAGACGCGGGTGTTGTGCGTGGCTGGCATCGCCCAGCCAGAACGATTCTTCGAAGACGTGCGGTCAACGGGCGTGACGGTTGTTTGTGAGTTACGGTATTCTGACCACCATCCGTTTTCTGTAGACGACATTCGAGATATTGAGAGGAAGGTAAACACCGCACGCGTGGACCTAGTTCTCACAACAGAGAAAGACCTTGTGCGGTTACAACAGTACCAACCGCTACCATTCACTGTGGCTGCACTGCCACTATTTGTCGAAATGGTGTCAGAGAGCACGTTTCGATCTTGGCTACTGGCGCGAGTGGAATCAGCTCGTCGTGAGCGGCTGCGTGGGTAA
- a CDS encoding aryl-sulfate sulfotransferase: MRRREDKGSTPVIGIFVVVVAAMYMISCGGQEVSESSTDGESDASTVVEASGPRGVRVNTPQVSPGYVYFAPLLSDTTYLIDTDGQVVHTWKSNYAPSGGVYLLDNGHLIRGAREPEVPTFSGGGLGGRIQEFTWDGEVVSNFTFANEDHLLHHDVAVLPNGNILAIAWERKGVEEVRRAGRRAELTPEAGLWPDMVVEFERQSPHEARIVWEWHMWDHTIQNYDDTLDNYGDPSEHPELIDVNGELEPPTISEEELARLKTLGYVPSDTTPKDLQSDFMHTNAIAYNADLDQIVLSILKYNEVWIIDHSTTVDEAAGHTGGRWERGGDLLYRWGNPRVYGRGDGTQQRLFGQHDPRWIPQGMPGAGHLLVFNNNLNGSEGPYSAVFEFALPTDDEGLFVVPDTEAFGPETLSWSYTAPDKSSMFSSFISGAHRLANGRTMITSGAQGRFLEVTSEGVIVWDYWTPYSGDVKMPDGSRPQPTASWTYPVFRATKILPDHPALAGRDLTPLDPQPPIVLPSSSAEDSP, encoded by the coding sequence ATGAGACGGCGAGAGGATAAAGGTTCTACACCGGTGATTGGGATCTTTGTAGTGGTTGTAGCTGCAATGTACATGATCAGTTGTGGGGGACAGGAGGTTTCTGAGTCGAGTACGGATGGGGAATCGGACGCTTCTACAGTTGTGGAGGCAAGTGGACCCCGCGGTGTTCGGGTGAACACGCCTCAGGTGTCGCCTGGATATGTGTACTTCGCGCCGCTCCTGTCGGACACGACCTATCTCATCGATACCGACGGTCAAGTTGTGCACACGTGGAAGAGCAATTACGCGCCGTCCGGCGGGGTTTACCTGTTGGACAATGGTCATCTGATCCGTGGCGCACGCGAACCGGAGGTGCCGACGTTCAGTGGAGGTGGACTGGGTGGTCGCATCCAGGAATTCACCTGGGATGGTGAGGTGGTGTCGAACTTTACCTTTGCCAACGAGGATCATCTTTTGCACCACGACGTAGCGGTGCTCCCCAACGGCAACATATTGGCCATTGCTTGGGAGCGCAAGGGCGTCGAGGAAGTACGGCGAGCGGGCCGACGGGCGGAGCTAACTCCCGAAGCGGGGCTGTGGCCAGACATGGTTGTTGAGTTCGAGCGCCAATCACCCCACGAGGCTCGGATCGTATGGGAGTGGCATATGTGGGACCATACAATCCAGAACTACGATGACACTCTAGACAACTACGGCGACCCATCCGAACACCCCGAGCTAATTGATGTTAACGGCGAGCTAGAGCCCCCGACGATATCCGAGGAAGAGCTTGCACGACTCAAGACGCTCGGCTACGTCCCGTCGGACACCACGCCAAAAGACCTGCAGTCAGACTTCATGCACACCAATGCCATCGCGTATAACGCCGATCTCGATCAAATCGTTCTAAGTATTTTGAAATATAACGAGGTCTGGATCATTGACCACAGCACCACGGTCGACGAAGCTGCCGGTCACACTGGCGGGCGTTGGGAACGAGGAGGTGATCTTCTCTACCGCTGGGGAAATCCCCGCGTATACGGGCGGGGCGATGGCACCCAGCAGCGATTGTTTGGCCAGCATGACCCCCGGTGGATTCCCCAGGGCATGCCCGGTGCGGGGCACCTGTTGGTATTCAACAACAACCTTAATGGGTCCGAAGGCCCTTATTCTGCTGTCTTCGAGTTCGCGCTACCAACGGACGATGAGGGCCTGTTCGTTGTGCCAGATACCGAGGCCTTCGGCCCAGAGACTCTGTCGTGGAGTTACACGGCGCCCGATAAGAGTTCAATGTTTAGCTCGTTCATTTCGGGGGCTCACCGTCTAGCTAATGGTCGCACGATGATCACGTCAGGTGCGCAAGGACGATTCTTGGAAGTTACTTCAGAGGGAGTGATCGTCTGGGATTACTGGACGCCCTACTCGGGCGACGTGAAGATGCCTGATGGATCGCGGCCCCAGCCGACGGCTAGCTGGACCTACCCCGTATTCCGAGCCACAAAGATCCTTCCCGATCATCCGGCGCTCGCCGGCCGCGACTTGACACCCCTCGATCCGCAACCGCCCATCGTGTTACCCAGCAGTTCGGCGGAGGATAGTCCTTGA
- a CDS encoding lysophospholipid acyltransferase family protein, producing the protein MDGHSAIRYRCEYVALVVIAMVVGVLPWSFTRWAGRALGQAFYLLDHSHRRLAIENLQTAFPSLNSAECRALARSTFHHFGRLAADLLKFRTLSPNAMLDLIEVSGAERVEEAQAYGKGILFLTGHFGFWEIQALAHALKFESMSVMARALDNPHAHKFLERIRVSTGNVVIYRRGALRRVFKTLRQNGAVGILIDQHVQSRDAVYVEFFKRTVATTSALAVFAARTGAPVIPLFALPLNDGRYRLVYEPMVPPPENETPEALLAFTQRCTDVLETYVRRHPSLWLWMHRRWRDEESEFKETDGVFPAAK; encoded by the coding sequence ATGGACGGCCACAGCGCGATTCGTTATCGCTGTGAGTACGTGGCACTCGTCGTCATTGCGATGGTTGTCGGGGTACTACCGTGGTCTTTCACCCGGTGGGCTGGCCGGGCTCTTGGACAGGCGTTTTATTTGTTGGACCATTCGCATCGCCGATTAGCGATTGAAAACTTACAAACAGCCTTTCCAAGCCTAAACTCTGCTGAATGTCGAGCTTTAGCTCGTTCCACTTTCCACCATTTCGGTCGATTAGCCGCTGATCTCCTAAAATTCCGAACGCTGTCGCCCAATGCGATGCTCGACTTGATTGAGGTGTCAGGTGCAGAGCGCGTCGAGGAAGCACAAGCTTATGGCAAGGGCATCCTGTTTTTAACTGGACACTTCGGATTTTGGGAAATCCAAGCGCTGGCTCACGCCCTTAAGTTTGAGTCGATGTCGGTCATGGCGAGAGCGCTCGACAATCCTCACGCGCACAAGTTTCTGGAGCGCATCCGCGTTTCCACGGGCAATGTGGTGATCTATCGTCGCGGCGCATTGCGAAGAGTGTTCAAAACTCTTCGCCAGAATGGTGCGGTGGGTATTCTTATCGACCAGCACGTCCAAAGTCGAGACGCGGTTTACGTTGAATTTTTCAAACGTACTGTTGCGACAACCTCCGCCCTGGCAGTTTTTGCGGCGCGTACCGGTGCGCCAGTGATTCCCTTATTTGCCTTACCCCTGAATGATGGACGGTATCGTCTGGTGTACGAGCCGATGGTCCCACCACCCGAGAACGAGACTCCAGAGGCCCTGCTTGCATTCACCCAGCGGTGTACGGATGTGCTTGAGACGTACGTGAGGCGACACCCCAGTTTGTGGTTGTGGATGCATCGGCGGTGGCGGGACGAAGAGTCCGAGTTTAAAGAGACTGACGGTGTGTTTCCAGCGGCCAAGTAA
- a CDS encoding HAD family hydrolase translates to MTPAVFLDRDGTLIEEVGYLDRLDRIVFYPWSIDAVRLLNRAGFKVIIVTNQSGVARGMFEECFVEEAHEFIDGRVREGNALIDRFYYCPHHPDASIEAYRQKCECRKPSPGMVRQAQRDFHLDLERSFVIGDRWHDVELAQSFGGLGVLVRTGYGEAEVAKPRPKVNAALIAPELMTAVGWILRRIA, encoded by the coding sequence GTGACTCCAGCCGTCTTTCTCGATCGTGATGGCACGTTAATCGAGGAAGTTGGATATCTGGACCGGCTTGATCGCATTGTTTTCTATCCATGGAGCATTGATGCGGTAAGACTTCTCAATCGTGCTGGCTTCAAGGTCATCATTGTGACGAACCAGTCGGGTGTGGCGCGCGGCATGTTCGAGGAATGTTTCGTCGAGGAAGCTCACGAGTTTATCGACGGACGCGTACGCGAGGGCAATGCACTTATCGATCGCTTCTATTACTGTCCTCATCATCCGGACGCGTCCATTGAGGCCTATCGTCAGAAGTGTGAATGTAGAAAACCATCTCCCGGCATGGTTCGCCAAGCGCAGCGAGACTTTCATCTCGACCTTGAACGGTCATTTGTGATTGGCGACCGGTGGCACGATGTTGAATTGGCCCAGTCCTTTGGTGGTCTAGGTGTACTCGTTCGAACGGGCTACGGCGAGGCTGAGGTTGCCAAGCCGAGGCCCAAAGTTAACGCAGCGTTGATCGCTCCCGAGCTGATGACCGCGGTTGGATGGATTCTCCGGCGGATCGCCTAA
- a CDS encoding 3-deoxy-D-manno-octulosonic acid transferase, translating into MLHRTGQRVAINGCRASPMYLIYSLLTFAFFVTVSPYFGYQALRYRKYVNSFSQRLGYLPVSLNVDAESSIWIHAVSVGEVLTARSLLPELRKRYPSLRLFMSTTTMTGQRLARENLQGLDGVFYFPFDLNFIVNRTLRLVKPKLFIMMETEIWPNLLRACHRCDVKTILVNGRISSRSYPRYRAIRPLFCKVLAHVDRFCMQGNESSRRLIELGADPVRVTVTGTLKFDSLETPAARPSLQTKDRVLRYFIISDLRHVVVAASTLRGEEEPVLRAFAKIKLDTSDALLIIAPRHPERFDEVVRMVDSAGFSAARRTDLPIDSEPRVDVVVLDTIGELARLYQIATVVFVGGSLVDVGGHNILEPAIFGKPIVFGPWMQNFKEVAETFLAANGACQVQSGGELEETLQALLNDPVRRAGLGATARALVESNRGAKERSLEVIQELLPPEDSETSVRVASPSRFTR; encoded by the coding sequence TTGCTGCACCGAACAGGCCAGCGTGTGGCTATTAACGGGTGCAGGGCATCTCCGATGTACCTCATTTATAGTCTGCTAACGTTCGCATTCTTCGTGACAGTGTCACCGTATTTTGGCTATCAGGCACTGCGCTACCGTAAGTACGTTAACAGTTTTTCGCAGCGGCTTGGATACCTTCCGGTGTCTCTTAATGTCGACGCCGAATCATCCATCTGGATTCACGCCGTCTCGGTTGGTGAGGTGTTGACCGCACGGTCACTATTGCCAGAGCTCAGAAAAAGATACCCGTCGCTTCGGTTGTTCATGTCGACGACGACGATGACCGGTCAACGATTGGCACGCGAGAATCTGCAAGGACTCGATGGCGTCTTTTACTTTCCATTCGATCTGAATTTCATCGTGAACAGGACATTGCGGCTGGTGAAGCCCAAACTGTTTATCATGATGGAAACAGAAATTTGGCCAAACCTGTTACGAGCGTGTCATCGTTGCGATGTTAAGACGATTCTAGTAAATGGCCGGATCTCCTCCCGGTCGTATCCCCGCTACCGCGCTATCAGACCGTTGTTCTGTAAGGTCTTGGCCCACGTCGATCGTTTTTGCATGCAAGGAAACGAATCATCGAGACGCCTGATTGAGCTTGGCGCGGATCCCGTGCGCGTGACCGTAACTGGAACCTTGAAGTTCGACTCACTGGAAACCCCGGCAGCGCGACCAAGTCTTCAGACGAAGGACCGTGTGTTGCGATATTTTATAATTAGCGATCTTCGTCACGTGGTCGTTGCAGCGAGTACACTGCGCGGTGAGGAGGAGCCTGTTTTGCGGGCTTTCGCCAAGATTAAGCTCGACACATCAGACGCCCTTCTCATCATTGCCCCCCGACATCCTGAGCGTTTTGACGAAGTTGTTCGAATGGTGGACTCAGCAGGATTCTCGGCTGCCCGCCGAACAGACCTTCCCATCGATAGTGAGCCACGCGTCGATGTCGTGGTCCTTGACACGATTGGCGAGCTTGCGCGCCTCTACCAAATTGCGACAGTCGTTTTTGTGGGAGGGAGTCTAGTCGATGTTGGGGGGCACAACATTTTGGAGCCTGCCATTTTTGGTAAGCCGATTGTTTTCGGACCTTGGATGCAGAATTTCAAGGAGGTGGCCGAAACATTCTTGGCAGCCAACGGTGCCTGCCAAGTGCAGTCTGGTGGTGAACTTGAAGAGACACTACAGGCATTGCTTAACGATCCAGTGCGTCGAGCTGGGCTCGGTGCTACTGCTCGAGCGCTTGTCGAGTCGAATCGCGGTGCCAAGGAACGGAGCCTTGAGGTAATCCAAGAGCTTTTACCTCCCGAAGACTCAGAAACCTCTGTAAGGGTGGCGAGCCCCTCCCGTTTTACTCGGTAA
- the secG gene encoding preprotein translocase subunit SecG yields MFYYALLTVYVLVCLLLLLVVLLQQGKGGDIASAFGGGGSQTAFGARGSATVLSKATTVLGTLFIVGALVLAIIGQQGPGSLLSGFDDPQGVPLLPAAATAVEPAVAETPADTEAAEETSVDPPQR; encoded by the coding sequence ATGTTTTATTACGCACTGTTAACCGTCTACGTGCTTGTCTGTTTACTTCTACTCCTAGTAGTGCTTTTGCAGCAGGGCAAGGGAGGCGACATCGCGAGCGCCTTCGGCGGGGGTGGTAGCCAGACTGCATTTGGCGCGAGAGGAAGTGCGACTGTTCTCTCAAAAGCAACGACTGTCCTTGGAACGCTGTTCATCGTCGGAGCGCTCGTCTTGGCGATTATTGGTCAGCAAGGGCCTGGTTCACTCCTAAGCGGCTTCGATGATCCTCAAGGGGTGCCGCTTTTACCGGCTGCTGCTACCGCAGTAGAACCGGCGGTGGCGGAGACACCAGCAGACACCGAAGCTGCCGAAGAAACGTCGGTCGATCCGCCTCAGCGGTAG